One window of the Piliocolobus tephrosceles isolate RC106 chromosome 17, ASM277652v3, whole genome shotgun sequence genome contains the following:
- the CRNDE gene encoding colorectal neoplasia differentially expressed peptide, producing MLSAKFTSELWGSSTCWLKFVLAYPKARLQSLQFIMELLYWLLEGGDSEDKEDATGNVEMKNTSPSVFEISCDVFQSRCKGHGKIKVLEWFKYVLDVPVYRL from the exons ATGTTGTCAGCTAAGTTCACTTCTGAACTATGGGGTTCCTCCACATGTTGGCTGAAATTTGTCCTTGCATATCCCAAGGCTCGTCTGCAA AGTCTACAATTCATAATGGAGCTACTGTACTGGCTATTGGAAGGAGGAGATTCTGAAGATAAGGAG GATGCCACTGGAaatgttgaaatgaaaaatacaagt ccATCGGTCTTTGAAATTTCCTGTGATGTGTTTCAATCTAGATGCAAAGGACATGGAAAAATCAAAGTGCTCGAGTGGTTTAAATATGTTTTGGATGTTCCTGTTTATAGACTATAA